A section of the Streptomyces sp. CG1 genome encodes:
- a CDS encoding carbohydrate ABC transporter permease, translated as MTTTDIPAPTARRSATAARRSPKRERQGAAWVFLSPWVLGATVLTLLPMAVSLYLSFTDYDLFNPPRWVGLRNYVQMFTEDPRYWRSVLTTLTYVVIAVPLQLALALAVALALKGMKRGKGFYRSAFYAPSLLGASMSVALVWRAVFNDGGTVDHLLGTGGWVNRPGWALFAVALLTVWQFGAPMVIFLAGLQQIPAELYEAAAVDGAGRWRQFVSVTVPMLSPVLFFNLVLQTIQAFQVFTPAFAISAGKGGPADSTLVYTLYLYDRGFVASHMGYASAMAWVLLFVIGAVTAVLFRTSRSWVFYTSEEER; from the coding sequence ATGACCACCACCGACATCCCCGCGCCCACAGCCCGCCGCTCCGCCACCGCGGCACGGCGCTCCCCGAAGCGCGAACGCCAGGGTGCTGCCTGGGTGTTCCTCTCCCCGTGGGTGCTCGGCGCGACCGTCCTGACCCTGCTGCCGATGGCCGTGTCGCTGTACCTGTCCTTCACCGACTACGACCTGTTCAACCCGCCGCGCTGGGTGGGCCTGCGCAACTACGTGCAGATGTTCACCGAGGACCCGCGCTACTGGCGCTCCGTGCTGACGACCCTCACCTACGTCGTCATCGCCGTACCCCTCCAGCTCGCACTCGCGCTGGCCGTCGCCCTCGCCCTGAAGGGCATGAAACGCGGCAAGGGCTTCTATCGCTCCGCGTTCTACGCCCCCTCGCTGCTGGGCGCGTCGATGTCCGTCGCGTTGGTGTGGCGGGCGGTCTTCAACGACGGCGGCACCGTGGACCATCTGCTCGGCACCGGCGGCTGGGTCAACAGGCCGGGCTGGGCGCTGTTCGCCGTGGCCCTGCTGACCGTATGGCAGTTCGGCGCCCCCATGGTCATCTTTCTCGCCGGACTCCAGCAGATTCCCGCCGAGCTGTACGAGGCCGCGGCCGTCGACGGGGCGGGCAGATGGCGGCAGTTCGTGTCCGTAACGGTGCCGATGCTGTCCCCGGTGCTGTTCTTCAACCTGGTCCTGCAGACCATCCAGGCATTCCAGGTCTTCACGCCCGCCTTCGCGATCAGCGCGGGCAAGGGCGGCCCCGCGGACTCCACGCTGGTCTACACCCTCTACCTCTACGACCGTGGCTTCGTCGCCTCCCACATGGGCTACGCCTCCGCCATGGCCTGGGTCCTGCTGTTCGTCATCGGCGCCGTCACCGCCGTCCTCTTCCGCACCTCGCGGAGCTGGGTCTTCTACACCTCCGAGGAGGAGCGATGA
- a CDS encoding PmoA family protein → MSIRVSHVHGEHLAVEAPNGTEILRYVYRPDPDAFEARKPYAHPVRTLAGNTVTGYRPSDHRWHKGLQMTASHLSGQNFWGGNCYVHGEGYLRLPDRVGSMRHDGFTDLTVTDERLDLSEELTWVENGGREWAREMRGLSVHSVDEEAGAWTLDWSIRLTNIHDEPLLFGSPTTAGREMAGYTGLQWRGPRDFTGGAVFTPDSEPGVEAEKVMGSQGPWLAFTTEHDETDAHSTLVFAHAPENLDGSSAIHASHWFVRSEPIPTVAFSWAFFEEFALPPGESFGYRYRILIADGAWDRDRVSRHLEGLPW, encoded by the coding sequence ATGAGCATCCGAGTCAGCCACGTCCACGGCGAGCATCTCGCGGTCGAGGCACCGAACGGCACCGAGATCCTCCGCTACGTCTACCGCCCCGACCCGGACGCCTTCGAGGCCCGCAAGCCCTACGCCCACCCCGTGCGCACCCTCGCGGGGAACACGGTGACCGGATACCGGCCGAGCGACCACCGCTGGCACAAGGGCCTGCAGATGACGGCAAGTCATCTGTCCGGGCAGAACTTCTGGGGCGGCAACTGCTATGTGCACGGCGAGGGTTACCTCCGGCTGCCCGACCGGGTCGGCTCGATGCGCCACGACGGCTTCACCGACCTCACCGTCACCGACGAACGCCTCGACCTCTCCGAGGAGTTGACCTGGGTCGAGAACGGCGGGCGGGAATGGGCCCGAGAGATGCGCGGGCTCTCCGTGCACTCGGTGGACGAGGAGGCCGGCGCCTGGACCCTGGACTGGTCCATCCGTCTCACCAACATCCATGACGAGCCTCTCCTGTTCGGCTCACCCACCACCGCGGGCCGTGAGATGGCCGGCTATACCGGGCTCCAGTGGCGCGGACCGCGCGACTTCACCGGCGGCGCGGTGTTCACCCCCGACTCCGAACCGGGCGTGGAGGCCGAGAAGGTGATGGGCAGTCAGGGGCCGTGGCTGGCCTTCACCACCGAACACGACGAGACCGACGCCCACTCCACACTCGTCTTCGCGCACGCGCCGGAGAACCTGGACGGGTCGTCCGCGATCCACGCCTCGCACTGGTTCGTGCGCTCCGAGCCGATCCCGACGGTCGCGTTCTCCTGGGCCTTCTTCGAGGAGTTCGCCCTGCCGCCGGGGGAGAGCTTCGGCTACCGCTACCGGATCTTGATCGCCGACGGCGCCTGGGACCGCGACCGGGTCAGCCGTCACCTGGAGGGTCTGCCGTGGTGA
- a CDS encoding cupin — protein MVSEAKSAAHHPLPGAVGLSHLSAYEWEAADGVCGGSPHLHLVCTEAYVVTGGQGAVQTLSPDGYRDIPLRAGSLAWFTPGTVHRMVQGGDLRITVLMQNSGLPEAGDAVFTFPPEVLADPERYAAAATLPPGTGPDTEAAARRRRDLAVEGYLVLREALMAGDGGPYRAFQEAAARLVRARVPAWRELWRAGALATAERTGAQLDALESGEPAYLADATAYQSEPSRLGGFGMCGLRDEYALPGTALPYDGKPTV, from the coding sequence GTGGTGAGCGAGGCGAAGTCCGCAGCACACCATCCGCTGCCGGGCGCCGTGGGCCTTTCCCACCTGAGCGCCTACGAGTGGGAGGCCGCCGACGGTGTCTGCGGCGGGAGCCCGCATCTGCATCTGGTGTGCACCGAGGCGTATGTCGTCACCGGCGGGCAGGGCGCGGTGCAGACCCTGAGTCCCGACGGCTACCGGGACATCCCGCTGCGGGCCGGGTCCCTGGCCTGGTTCACGCCGGGCACCGTGCACCGCATGGTGCAGGGCGGCGATCTGCGGATCACCGTGCTCATGCAGAACAGCGGCCTGCCCGAGGCCGGGGACGCCGTGTTCACCTTCCCGCCCGAGGTGCTCGCCGACCCCGAACGGTACGCCGCTGCCGCCACCCTTCCGCCGGGCACCGGTCCGGACACCGAGGCCGCTGCCCGCCGCCGCCGGGACCTGGCCGTCGAGGGCTATCTCGTCCTGCGGGAGGCCCTGATGGCCGGGGACGGCGGCCCGTACCGCGCCTTCCAGGAGGCCGCCGCCCGCCTGGTCCGCGCCCGGGTGCCCGCCTGGCGCGAGCTGTGGCGGGCCGGCGCCCTCGCCACCGCCGAACGCACCGGCGCCCAGCTCGACGCCCTGGAGTCCGGCGAGCCGGCGTACCTCGCCGACGCGACCGCGTACCAGAGCGAGCCGAGTCGCCTCGGCGGCTTCGGGATGTGCGGACTCCGGGACGAGTACGCCCTGCCCGGGACGGCGCTGCCGTACGACGGCAAGCCGACGGTCTAG
- a CDS encoding carbohydrate ABC transporter permease encodes MTTTAIPRRRVARGRTVLHVCCLAALLVMLYPLAWLLATSLKPADEVIASLNLLPGHLEWSNYTTALDGVNGVSVWRLLGNSLLIAGGAVLGNVLSCSLAAYAFARLRFRMCRPLFAFMIATIMLPHHAVLIPQYIIFNKLGLVNTYWPLILPKFLATEAFFVFLIVQFMRGLPRELEEAARIDGCGPFRSFFSIVLPLTRPALITTAIFTFIWTWNDFFTQLIYLFDPDKFTVTLALRSFVDASSQSSFGPMFAMSVIALLPIVLFFLAFQRFLVEGMANSGLKG; translated from the coding sequence ATGACCACAACTGCCATACCACGCAGGCGCGTTGCCCGGGGTCGCACCGTCCTGCACGTCTGCTGTCTGGCCGCGCTGCTCGTCATGCTGTACCCGCTGGCCTGGCTGCTGGCCACCTCGCTCAAACCCGCCGACGAGGTCATCGCCAGCCTCAACCTGCTGCCCGGCCACCTCGAATGGTCGAACTACACCACCGCCCTGGACGGTGTGAACGGTGTCTCCGTCTGGCGGCTGCTCGGTAACTCGCTGCTGATCGCGGGCGGCGCGGTCCTCGGCAATGTGCTGAGCTGCTCTCTCGCGGCCTATGCCTTCGCCAGGCTCCGCTTCCGGATGTGCCGGCCGTTGTTCGCCTTCATGATCGCCACGATCATGCTGCCGCACCACGCGGTTCTGATCCCGCAGTACATCATCTTCAACAAACTCGGTCTCGTGAACACCTACTGGCCGTTGATCCTGCCGAAGTTCCTCGCCACCGAGGCGTTCTTCGTCTTCCTCATCGTGCAGTTCATGCGCGGCCTGCCCCGTGAACTGGAGGAGGCCGCCCGCATCGACGGCTGCGGCCCCTTCCGCAGCTTCTTCTCCATCGTCCTGCCGCTGACCCGGCCCGCCCTGATCACCACCGCGATCTTCACGTTCATCTGGACCTGGAACGACTTCTTCACCCAGCTCATCTACCTCTTCGACCCGGACAAGTTCACCGTCACCCTGGCGCTGCGTTCCTTCGTGGACGCCTCCAGCCAGTCGTCGTTCGGCCCGATGTTCGCCATGTCGGTGATCGCCCTGCTGCCCATCGTGCTGTTCTTCCTCGCCTTCCAGCGCTTCCTCGTGGAAGGCATGGCCAACTCCGGACTCAAGGGGTGA
- a CDS encoding NAD(P)H-binding protein has translation MHDRPVLVTGVGGGVGGVGRTVLDRLHAKGVPVRALVHHDDERVSALKAMNGVEVMVGDLTRGPDVVQALAGCRRAYFGMSVSPSYLEAATTVAAAIQESDGLDLLVSMSQMTVSQMDLTSDAESRQQRLHWLSEHVLDWSGAPVVHVRPTVFMENPLFARIAVASILRDGTIRLPFGSARTSPVAAADVAEVVARLLLDPAPPSGRVHELTGARSRDMAAIAAEFSAALGRTVTYVDVPYPDWLEHDLKQQNLPPHVFEHIATMARLHGENRYDRATKDVAELLGRPPLGFDSFVRNTPALQP, from the coding sequence GTGCACGACCGACCGGTCCTTGTCACCGGCGTCGGCGGCGGAGTCGGCGGAGTCGGACGAACGGTCCTCGACCGGCTGCACGCGAAGGGCGTGCCGGTCCGGGCTCTTGTCCACCACGACGACGAACGGGTCTCGGCCCTGAAGGCCATGAACGGCGTGGAGGTGATGGTCGGCGACCTCACCCGTGGCCCCGACGTGGTGCAGGCGCTCGCAGGCTGCCGCCGGGCCTACTTCGGAATGAGCGTGTCGCCCTCCTACCTGGAGGCCGCGACGACGGTCGCAGCGGCCATCCAGGAGAGCGACGGTCTGGACCTGCTGGTGAGCATGTCGCAGATGACGGTCTCGCAGATGGACCTCACCAGCGACGCCGAATCCCGGCAACAGCGACTGCACTGGCTGTCCGAACACGTCCTCGACTGGTCGGGGGCACCGGTCGTCCATGTCCGGCCCACGGTGTTCATGGAGAATCCGCTCTTCGCCCGGATCGCTGTCGCCTCGATCCTGCGCGACGGCACGATCCGCCTCCCGTTCGGCTCCGCCCGGACCTCGCCGGTCGCCGCAGCCGATGTGGCCGAGGTCGTCGCACGCCTGCTGCTCGACCCGGCTCCGCCGTCCGGCCGGGTCCACGAACTGACCGGTGCGCGCTCCCGTGACATGGCCGCGATCGCGGCGGAGTTCTCCGCCGCCCTGGGCCGTACCGTGACCTACGTCGACGTGCCGTACCCGGACTGGCTGGAACACGACCTCAAGCAGCAGAACCTGCCGCCCCATGTCTTCGAGCACATCGCCACCATGGCGCGCCTGCACGGCGAGAACCGGTACGACCGGGCGACGAAAGACGTCGCCGAGCTGCTCGGGCGCCCTCCGCTGGGATTCGACAGCTTCGTCAGGAACACGCCCGCTCTGCAGCCGTAG
- a CDS encoding Gfo/Idh/MocA family protein: MCTCVCTPSAEPSGAPHVPAPPRRRVAVIGTGAIVTGSHLPALRAHAERVELVAAVDVDERRLDAFRGRAGGRVAGFASTEAMLDAVHPDLVLIGTPPALHRTQTVAALKTGAWVLCEKPLCLSLAEYDDIAAVEEASGAYASVVFQHRYGSGAVHARDLLARGELGSPLVAHCQTTWHRDAGYYAVPWRGRWATEGGGPTMGHGIHQYDLLLHLLGEWEEVRAMAARLVHDVESEDVSTALVRFRGGALATVVNSVLSPHEVSRIRVDCTDATLELTHLYGHGNGDWVYTPAPHVDPERAAVWRAPAIDVPSSHIAQLGALLDAFDRGERPPGSGPDARATLEFAAALYKAAFTGQPVRAGEIGPADPYYAAMHGDHPDWAPKERA, from the coding sequence GTGTGCACCTGCGTTTGCACTCCGTCTGCCGAGCCCTCAGGAGCGCCGCATGTCCCTGCCCCACCCCGCCGCCGCGTCGCCGTCATCGGCACCGGCGCCATCGTCACCGGCAGCCATCTCCCCGCGCTCAGAGCCCATGCCGAGCGCGTCGAACTCGTCGCCGCCGTCGATGTGGACGAGCGCAGACTGGACGCATTCCGGGGCCGAGCGGGTGGGCGGGTCGCCGGGTTCGCCTCGACCGAGGCCATGCTCGACGCCGTACACCCCGATCTGGTCCTCATCGGCACCCCGCCCGCGCTGCACCGTACGCAGACCGTGGCCGCGCTCAAGACGGGTGCCTGGGTGCTGTGCGAGAAGCCGCTGTGTCTGTCGCTCGCCGAGTACGACGACATCGCCGCCGTCGAGGAGGCCTCCGGCGCCTACGCCTCGGTGGTCTTCCAGCACCGCTACGGCTCCGGCGCCGTACACGCCCGGGACCTGCTTGCGCGCGGTGAGCTGGGCTCCCCGCTCGTGGCCCACTGCCAGACCACCTGGCACCGGGACGCCGGCTACTACGCCGTACCGTGGCGCGGCCGCTGGGCGACCGAGGGCGGTGGGCCGACCATGGGTCACGGCATCCACCAGTACGACCTGCTGCTGCACCTGCTGGGGGAGTGGGAGGAGGTGCGGGCCATGGCGGCCCGGCTGGTCCACGACGTCGAGAGCGAGGACGTCTCCACCGCCCTGGTCCGCTTCCGCGGCGGCGCGCTCGCCACCGTCGTCAACAGCGTCCTGTCCCCGCACGAGGTCAGCCGCATCCGTGTCGACTGCACCGACGCCACACTGGAGCTGACCCACCTGTACGGGCACGGGAACGGCGACTGGGTCTACACCCCCGCACCGCATGTCGACCCCGAGCGTGCAGCGGTCTGGCGCGCCCCCGCCATCGACGTTCCCAGCTCGCACATCGCCCAACTCGGCGCTCTCCTCGATGCGTTCGACCGCGGTGAGCGGCCCCCGGGCAGTGGGCCCGACGCGCGCGCCACGCTGGAGTTCGCTGCCGCGCTGTACAAGGCGGCGTTCACAGGACAGCCGGTGAGGGCGGGCGAGATCGGTCCCGCCGACCCCTACTACGCGGCCATGCACGGCGACCACCCCGACTGGGCCCCCAAGGAGCGCGCATGA
- a CDS encoding chitinase translates to MRRISRYLLGIAATVGTAVTPVLAPPASAAATAANPGPGFPARYSAPYAETWNSPSALTNARNAAGQKYFTLAFVIAGNGCNATFNGDTSITDASWTSAINSLRAAGGDVIVSFGGASGTELGAACTSVSSLKAQYKRVVDSLNLTRIDLDIEGSTLDNTTANDRRNKALAQLQSEYAAAGRHLDVQYTLPVNPSGLEQNSINLLNNAKSNGLNVNLVNIMTMDYGSAMDMGKAATDAATALHTQLGRIWTGKSSAQLWAMEGNTPMIGVNDTKAEVFTTANASMLANFAASKGVQELSFWSLGRDKACASNGQLSDSCSGTSQSANQFTRTLR, encoded by the coding sequence ATGCGTCGAATCAGCCGGTACCTGCTGGGAATTGCCGCCACGGTCGGCACCGCGGTGACCCCCGTTCTCGCCCCTCCGGCATCCGCGGCTGCTACGGCGGCCAATCCCGGCCCCGGCTTCCCCGCCCGGTACTCCGCGCCCTACGCGGAGACGTGGAACTCCCCCTCGGCTCTCACCAACGCGCGCAACGCGGCGGGGCAGAAGTACTTCACCCTGGCCTTCGTCATCGCCGGGAACGGCTGCAACGCGACGTTCAACGGTGACACGTCCATCACCGACGCCTCGTGGACCTCCGCCATCAACTCGCTCCGCGCGGCGGGCGGGGACGTCATCGTCTCCTTCGGCGGTGCTTCGGGAACGGAGCTGGGTGCCGCCTGCACGTCCGTCTCATCGCTCAAGGCCCAGTACAAGCGGGTGGTGGACAGTCTCAACCTCACCCGCATCGACCTCGACATCGAAGGCTCGACGCTCGACAACACCACTGCCAACGACCGGCGCAACAAGGCCTTGGCCCAGTTGCAGAGCGAGTATGCGGCGGCAGGGCGCCATCTGGACGTCCAGTACACCCTCCCGGTCAACCCCAGCGGCCTGGAACAGAACTCGATCAATCTGCTCAACAACGCGAAGAGTAACGGGCTGAACGTGAACCTCGTCAACATCATGACGATGGACTACGGGTCGGCGATGGACATGGGCAAGGCCGCCACCGACGCGGCAACGGCCCTGCACACCCAGCTCGGCCGGATCTGGACGGGCAAGAGCTCCGCGCAGCTGTGGGCCATGGAGGGGAACACCCCGATGATCGGGGTGAACGACACCAAGGCCGAGGTGTTCACCACCGCCAACGCGAGCATGCTGGCGAACTTCGCCGCGTCCAAGGGTGTTCAGGAGCTGTCGTTCTGGTCCCTGGGCCGCGACAAGGCCTGTGCGTCAAACGGTCAGCTCTCCGACAGCTGCAGCGGCACCTCGCAGAGCGCGAACCAGTTCACCCGCACACTCCGGTGA
- a CDS encoding ABC transporter substrate-binding protein, producing MPGHRTKGFCATAAALALCAVLAGCGGSGESAGGGKIVLRYTWWGNPDRAARTEKAVALFEQRHPDIRVQTSFSGYDAYKQKLATQAAGGDPPDVMQLDYRQIDQYASGGVLLDLGRQQRVLRTAGIDPGLLATGRVRGAQYAVPQGRGTETVAYDVQAWRRSGVPLPGRSWAWDQWADAMRALARKTGKPGGTDPGQSEDAFEVWLRGQGKSLYTKDRRLGFTAADLARWWTFTDRLRRQGAVSPAEQTTQLDGSVENTPLGRGKAASDANWDAPASGFQALVKGGVALAPMPSGADGTPGQYFKPSMFLGIGAHTSHPAEAAQLIDFLVDDSDAAKILGATRGIPVNEAIRREIGPSLTGFDKTIADYQASLEGTLKDPPHAPPSGDNALQTTFQRDYDQVSYERMSPRRAAENYVTEAKAELRS from the coding sequence ATGCCCGGACACAGGACAAAGGGCTTCTGCGCGACGGCCGCCGCACTCGCCCTGTGCGCGGTGCTGGCCGGCTGCGGCGGATCCGGTGAGTCGGCAGGCGGCGGCAAGATCGTGCTGCGCTACACGTGGTGGGGCAACCCCGATCGCGCCGCGCGCACCGAGAAGGCCGTCGCCCTGTTCGAACAGCGGCATCCGGACATACGGGTGCAGACGTCGTTCTCCGGCTACGACGCCTACAAACAGAAGCTCGCCACCCAGGCCGCCGGCGGCGACCCGCCCGATGTGATGCAGCTCGACTACCGGCAGATCGACCAGTACGCCTCCGGTGGCGTCCTGCTCGACCTCGGGCGGCAGCAGCGGGTGCTGCGCACCGCCGGCATCGACCCCGGACTTCTGGCCACCGGCCGGGTGCGTGGCGCGCAGTACGCCGTGCCGCAGGGCCGCGGCACCGAGACCGTCGCCTACGACGTCCAGGCCTGGCGGCGCTCAGGGGTGCCGTTGCCCGGCCGCAGCTGGGCCTGGGACCAGTGGGCCGACGCGATGCGCGCACTGGCACGGAAGACCGGGAAGCCGGGCGGCACCGACCCCGGGCAGAGCGAGGACGCCTTCGAGGTCTGGCTGCGCGGCCAGGGCAAGTCCCTCTACACCAAGGACCGCAGGCTCGGCTTCACCGCCGCCGACCTCGCCCGCTGGTGGACCTTCACCGACCGGCTGCGCCGCCAGGGCGCCGTATCGCCCGCCGAGCAGACCACCCAGCTCGACGGATCCGTCGAGAACACCCCGCTCGGCCGCGGCAAGGCCGCCTCCGACGCCAACTGGGACGCGCCCGCCAGCGGTTTCCAGGCCCTCGTCAAGGGCGGAGTGGCACTCGCACCCATGCCGTCCGGCGCGGACGGCACCCCCGGTCAGTACTTCAAGCCGTCCATGTTCCTCGGCATCGGAGCCCACACGAGTCATCCCGCCGAGGCCGCCCAGCTGATCGACTTCCTCGTCGACGATTCCGACGCGGCGAAGATCCTCGGCGCGACCCGGGGCATCCCCGTCAACGAGGCGATCCGCAGGGAGATCGGCCCCAGCCTGACCGGCTTCGACAAGACCATCGCCGACTACCAGGCCTCCCTGGAGGGCACCCTGAAGGACCCGCCGCATGCCCCGCCCTCCGGCGACAACGCCCTGCAGACCACCTTCCAGCGCGACTACGACCAGGTGTCGTACGAGCGCATGTCACCCCGCAGGGCGGCCGAGAACTACGTCACCGAGGCGAAGGCGGAACTGAGGTCATGA